From a region of the Daphnia magna isolate NIES linkage group LG1, ASM2063170v1.1, whole genome shotgun sequence genome:
- the LOC123469359 gene encoding phosphoglucomutase-2-like, whose protein sequence is MVINTGHPDLDSKVGDWLNWDKNEKNIAEIEDLLKKNETATLAKIFGNRLEFGTAGLRGVMAAGPSRMNDLTVIQATQGMAKYLLECFDDVKTQGVAIGYDGRHNSSRFARLATRAFISMGIPVHLFSALVPTPYIPFSVCQLKTKAGIMITASHNPKEDNGYKVYWENGAQLISPHDKNILKRSLDNLAPWDDAWDDSVREHPLVSDPLANINQLYFDVLAKECLRSELNQKTALKFTYTPVHGVGAPYVKMAFDTCKFQPYIPVQEQIEPDPEFSTVKFPNPEEGKSTLNLALATASRNNSTVILANDPDADRLACAELQPNGDWKVFSGNELGALLGWWMWSRAEHKGQNPATAAMIASTVSSKILQTMAEREGFLFEETLTGFKWMANRGLQLQKEGYQILFAFEEAIGFMCGIHVPDKDGVSASAHLSELAVHLENKGTTLNGQLEDIYLKYGQHVTLNSYYLCYDPITISRIFERLRNFENEPKTYPKSLMNGKYAIKGVRDLTNGFDSRQPDGKALLPTSSSSQMITFYFENGLDATIRTSGTEPKIKYYTELRAPPTQTDRQQVQATLEEMVQALVDEFLQPTLNQLTPRPE, encoded by the exons atggtcATCAACACAGGTCATCCAGATTTGGATAGCAAAGTTGGGGATTGGTTAAATTGGGATAAG AATGAGAAAAATATAGCTGAAATTGAAGATctactgaaaaaaaatgagacaGCAACacttgcaaaaatttttggaaATCGTTTGGAGTTCGGAACAG CCGGTCTTAGAGGGGTTATGGCAGCTGGACCCAGCAGGATGAATGATTTGACAGTAATCCAAGCAACACAAGGTATGGCGAAATATCTTCTAGAATGCTTTGATGATGTCAAAACCCAAGGCGTGGCGATAGGCTATGATGGTAGGCACAACAGTAGCAG ATTTGCTCGATTGGCTACACGAGCATTTATTTCAATGGGCATTCCTGTCCACCTCTTTTCTGCGCTAGTCCCTACTCCCTATATCCCATTCAGTGTATGCCAGCTTAAAACAAAAGCCGGCATCATGATAACTGCTTCGCACAATCCCAAAGAAGACAATGGATACAAAGTCTATTGGGAAAATGGAGCACag CTCATTTCTCCTCACGACAAAAACATTCTTAAACGTAGCCTAGACAATTTGGCTCCATGGGATGACGCGTGGGACGATTCGGTTAGGGAACATCCTTTGGTTTCTGACCCTCTCGCAAACATAAACCAACTCTATTTCGATGTCCTTGCCAAGGAATGTCTGCGAAGCGAACTTAACCAAAAAACTGCCCTCAAG TTTACCTACACACCTGTTCATGGTGTTGGAGCTCCTTATGTTAAGATGGCTTTCGACACTTGCAAGTTTCAG CCATACATCCCAGTTCAAGAGCAGATTGAGCCAGACCCTGAATTTTCCACCGTGAAATTCCCTAACCCTGAAGAGGGCAAATCTACTTTGAATCTAGCACTGGCAACAGCGTCTCGCAACAATTCCACTGTGATTTTGGCCAACGATCCCGATGCGGATCGTCTAGCGTGTGCTGAATTGCAACCAAA TGGAGACTGGAAAGTCTTTTCGGGCAATGAATTGGGTGCTCTGCTGGGTTGGTGGATGTGGTCAAGAGCCGAGCATAAAGGACAAAATCCGGCGACGGCAGCCATGATCGCGTCAACTGTATCATCTAAAATCCTTCAGACCATGGCTGAACGtgagggttttttgtttgaagaaaCTCTTACTGGGTTCAAGTGGATGGCCAACCGTGGACTGCAGTTGCAGAAGGAAGGATACCAAATCCTGTTTGCTTTTGAAG AGGCTATAGGGTTTATGTGCGGCATTCACGTCCCAGATAAAGACGGTGTTTCTGCGTCCGCCCATTTGTCCGAATTGGCTGTCCATTTGGAAAACAAAGGTACTACGCTCAACGGACAGCTAGAAGACATCTACCTCAA ATATGGTCAACATGTTACGCTGAACTCTTACTACTTGTGCTACGATCCAATTACAATAAGCCGGATCTTTGAACGTCTTCgcaattttgaaaatgaaccTAAAacg TATCCGAAATCCTTGATGAATGGCAAATATGCCATTAAAGGTGTCCGTGATCTGACAAATGGCTTTGATTCACGACAGCCGGATGGCAAGGCTCTGCTTCCAACTTCAAGCTCTTCGCAAATGATCACGTTCTACTTTGAAAACGGATTAGATGCGACCATACGAACAAGTGGCACCGAACCTAAAATCAAATATTACACTGAGCTTCGCGCTCCACCTACTCAAAC TGATCGTCAACAAGTCCAAGCGACTCTAGAAGAGATGGTTCAAGCTCTAGTGGACGAGTTTCTTCAACCGACGTTGAATCAGCTCACTCCCCGCCCTGAATGA